The following coding sequences are from one bacterium window:
- the murA gene encoding UDP-N-acetylglucosamine 1-carboxyvinyltransferase, whose product MDQKFLINGGKKLKGEINISGAKNAVLKLMAAALLLDDACEIHNVPELADVQIMVEVLRSLGAKVDYDLTEKKIIIDATTLTSIEAGYELVSKMRASFTVLGALLGRCKEAKVALPGGCSIGERRIDFHIKGLEALGAQVKIEGGYVIAKAKKLVGATIYLDRPSVGATENIMIAAILAEGSTIISNAAQEPEIVDLANFLNALGGDVTGAGSSEIVINGVKQKDLHPTIYTTIPDRIEAGTYIAAVVATRGKAVIRNIFPSHLSAVISKLTDMGADINILDPFSIEVSCGKVINAVNIVTQPHPGFPTDLQSPFMSVLSVAQGISVITESIYENRFRQIGELIRMGANVQQEGNRAIVKGVKSLTGAQVKASDLRAGASLMVAALCAEGTTEITDLYHIDRGYEKVLEKLSGLGADIQRLNLAESDINARLISDEIHQI is encoded by the coding sequence TTGGATCAGAAGTTTTTAATAAACGGCGGTAAAAAGTTAAAAGGTGAAATTAATATAAGCGGTGCAAAAAATGCTGTTCTTAAGCTAATGGCAGCCGCACTTTTGTTGGATGATGCATGCGAAATTCACAACGTTCCCGAGCTTGCTGATGTGCAGATTATGGTTGAAGTCCTCAGAAGTTTAGGCGCAAAAGTTGACTATGACTTGACTGAAAAGAAAATTATAATAGATGCAACTACATTAACAAGTATAGAAGCAGGTTATGAGCTGGTAAGCAAAATGAGGGCCTCTTTTACGGTATTGGGCGCATTGTTAGGAAGATGCAAAGAAGCAAAAGTTGCTCTTCCGGGCGGATGTTCAATTGGAGAGCGCAGAATAGATTTTCATATTAAAGGTTTGGAAGCTCTGGGCGCTCAGGTAAAAATTGAAGGCGGATATGTCATCGCCAAAGCAAAAAAACTTGTAGGTGCGACTATATACCTCGACAGGCCAAGTGTTGGAGCTACAGAAAATATTATGATAGCTGCTATACTGGCAGAAGGCTCTACTATTATCAGCAATGCCGCACAGGAACCGGAAATTGTGGACTTGGCAAACTTTCTTAACGCATTAGGCGGAGATGTTACAGGAGCAGGTTCTTCTGAAATAGTTATTAACGGCGTTAAACAAAAAGATTTGCATCCGACAATCTATACTACAATTCCCGACAGAATTGAAGCCGGTACTTATATTGCAGCAGTTGTTGCAACAAGAGGAAAAGCAGTCATCAGAAATATTTTCCCTAGTCATTTGAGTGCTGTTATCAGTAAACTAACCGATATGGGTGCAGATATAAATATTCTTGACCCGTTCAGCATTGAAGTTTCCTGCGGAAAAGTTATAAATGCAGTTAATATCGTTACCCAACCGCATCCCGGATTTCCGACCGACCTTCAGTCGCCTTTCATGTCGGTGTTATCGGTTGCTCAGGGAATAAGTGTTATCACAGAAAGCATTTACGAAAACAGATTCAGACAAATCGGCGAATTGATAAGAATGGGCGCTAATGTACAGCAAGAAGGCAACAGAGCTATTGTAAAAGGAGTGAAATCCCTTACGGGAGCTCAAGTGAAAGCCAGTGATCTCAGGGCAGGAGCTTCACTTATGGTAGCTGCTTTGTGTGCAGAAGGTACTACAGAAATTACCGATCTTTATCATATTGACAGAGGCTATGAAAAAGTACTCGAAAAATTATCAGGACTCGGTGCTGATATTCAAAGATTAAATCTTGCTGAAAGTGATATTAATGCTAGACTTATTTCTGATGAGATCCATCAGATTTAG
- the ftsH gene encoding ATP-dependent zinc metalloprotease FtsH: MKKYQSTGVYITLLVIMMAFIASLMTTKTDVIKEISYSTFINKVIHGEIQKASISDDFVIAESNKNNSPKAVKYKVLIPLNDPNLISKLENNNVDINVNRPSNSGQWIGLIGTLIFPLFLLIALFLMFRSASSGGSQAMSFGKSKAKMMLDNKVKITFSDVAGIDESKQELEEIVDFLKNSQKYVSLGAKIPRGVLLVGAPGTGKTLLAKAVAGEAGVPFFSISGSDFVEMFVGVGASRVRDLFEQAKKHAPCIVFIDEIDAVGRQRGAGLGGGHDEREQTLNQLLVEMDGFDGTTGIIIVAATNRPDILDNALLRPGRFDRQVVIDRPDILGREQILQVHAKGKPLALEVDLKVLAKRTPGFTGADLSNLINEAALLAARYEKTEIDMSDLESSIDKVIAGPEKKSRIIDDHEKENTAYHEVGHALLAKLLKGCDPLHKVSIIPRGMALGVTMTLPEKDHLTLRKSQILSRIAMLLGGRIAEEITFGAEEISTGASNDIEKATELIRRMVTSYGMSDKIGPVAIGKKNEHVFMGRDFGADKNYSEEVASIIDREIKTIIEERYEFAKKLLLENKDIIEEIVKVLLERETLDEKEVDEIIERIRSERNMQPTV; encoded by the coding sequence ATGAAAAAATATCAATCAACGGGCGTATATATAACTTTATTAGTAATAATGATGGCGTTTATAGCTTCTTTAATGACTACAAAAACAGATGTCATAAAGGAGATATCATATTCAACTTTCATAAACAAAGTAATTCATGGGGAAATACAAAAAGCTTCAATCTCTGATGACTTTGTAATAGCAGAATCAAACAAAAATAATTCTCCAAAAGCCGTTAAATATAAAGTTTTAATTCCCCTGAATGACCCTAACCTTATAAGCAAGCTCGAAAACAACAATGTTGACATAAATGTAAATCGCCCGAGCAATTCAGGTCAATGGATAGGACTTATCGGTACATTAATATTTCCTTTATTTTTGCTGATAGCTTTATTTTTGATGTTCAGAAGCGCTTCTTCAGGCGGTTCGCAGGCAATGTCTTTTGGCAAAAGCAAAGCCAAAATGATGCTTGATAACAAAGTTAAAATTACATTTTCCGATGTTGCAGGTATTGATGAATCAAAACAGGAACTTGAAGAAATCGTTGATTTCCTTAAAAATAGCCAGAAATACGTTTCTCTTGGCGCGAAAATTCCCAGAGGCGTTCTTCTTGTAGGAGCTCCCGGAACAGGTAAAACACTTCTTGCAAAAGCTGTTGCAGGCGAAGCCGGTGTGCCTTTCTTCAGTATAAGCGGTTCTGACTTCGTAGAAATGTTTGTCGGGGTCGGTGCTTCACGTGTAAGAGATTTATTTGAACAGGCCAAAAAACATGCACCCTGTATTGTATTCATAGACGAAATCGATGCGGTGGGCAGACAAAGAGGCGCAGGATTAGGCGGCGGGCATGATGAAAGAGAACAAACATTAAACCAGCTTCTTGTTGAAATGGACGGATTTGACGGAACAACAGGAATTATCATAGTTGCAGCTACAAACAGACCTGATATCCTTGATAATGCTTTATTAAGACCGGGCAGATTTGACAGGCAGGTCGTAATTGACAGACCTGACATCCTCGGACGCGAACAAATTCTTCAAGTACACGCAAAAGGCAAGCCTCTTGCTCTTGAAGTAGACTTAAAAGTCCTTGCTAAAAGAACTCCCGGATTTACAGGAGCTGATTTATCAAATTTAATAAACGAAGCAGCACTATTGGCCGCCAGATACGAGAAAACAGAAATAGACATGTCTGATCTGGAATCTTCCATAGATAAAGTCATAGCAGGGCCTGAAAAGAAAAGCCGTATCATAGATGATCACGAGAAAGAGAATACTGCCTATCACGAAGTGGGACATGCTTTGCTGGCGAAACTACTCAAGGGTTGCGATCCGCTTCATAAAGTAAGTATTATCCCTAGAGGCATGGCTCTTGGCGTTACAATGACTTTACCAGAAAAAGATCATCTGACTTTGAGAAAATCCCAGATATTATCAAGAATAGCAATGCTCTTAGGCGGCAGAATTGCTGAAGAAATAACATTTGGTGCTGAAGAAATCTCAACAGGCGCTTCAAATGATATTGAAAAAGCAACCGAATTAATCAGAAGAATGGTTACATCTTACGGTATGAGCGACAAAATCGGACCTGTTGCAATAGGTAAGAAAAACGAACATGTTTTCATGGGCAGGGACTTTGGTGCTGATAAAAACTACTCTGAAGAAGTTGCTTCTATTATTGACAGAGAAATAAAAACTATAATCGAAGAAAGATATGAATTTGCAAAGAAATTACTTCTCGAAAACAAAGATATAATTGAAGAAATAGTAAAAGTTCTTCTGGAAAGAGAAACACTGGACGAAAAAGAAGTTGATGAAATCATCGAAAGAATCCGTTCAGAAAGAAATATGCAGCCAACAGTTTAA